A genomic region of Barnesiella viscericola DSM 18177 contains the following coding sequences:
- a CDS encoding NAD(P)/FAD-dependent oxidoreductase, whose amino-acid sequence MTTNKTEEKELKHIVIVGGGFAGFLLSKRIDHTKYSVTLVDRKNFHGFPPLFYQIASSGLEPAAICFPFRKELRKLRHVRFHMGEALSVDTQKQELVTNTGKIHYDYLVLATGTTNNFFNMPELRERVYTLKSTAEAIRLRNEILFCLERACTCADAESRRTLLCFTVVGGGPTGVEIAGALGEMKKYILAREYPEISPCDMRVVIVEGSDRLLQNMSPEASAKSRQYLEELEVEVITGHTMKSFDGTYVNLDNGEQLKCHTLIWTAGITGEPLKGIPEESIGRGRRIFTDEYNRVKGCDHIFAIGDIALLTEKDYPKGHPQVAQVAIQQSELLAKNLNKGSFDTPFRYKDKGSMATIGRNKAVADLPYLKLHGRPAWFTWMGIHLISILGMKNKIITLLNWCWYYFTYNATLRLLIRPTRFPKRNEE is encoded by the coding sequence ATGACCACAAACAAAACCGAAGAAAAAGAGTTGAAACATATCGTTATCGTGGGAGGCGGCTTTGCCGGGTTCCTCTTGTCCAAACGAATCGACCACACGAAATACAGCGTGACGCTGGTCGACCGGAAGAATTTCCACGGCTTCCCTCCCCTGTTCTATCAAATCGCCTCGTCGGGTCTCGAGCCGGCCGCCATCTGTTTCCCCTTCCGGAAGGAGTTGCGCAAACTGCGCCACGTGCGCTTCCACATGGGCGAGGCCTTGTCGGTCGACACCCAGAAACAGGAACTGGTGACCAACACGGGCAAAATCCACTACGATTACCTGGTTCTGGCCACGGGAACGACCAACAACTTTTTCAACATGCCCGAACTGCGGGAACGGGTATATACGCTGAAATCGACGGCCGAAGCCATCAGGCTGCGGAACGAAATACTATTCTGTCTGGAGCGCGCCTGCACCTGTGCCGATGCCGAATCGCGCCGCACGCTGCTCTGCTTTACCGTCGTGGGGGGAGGTCCCACCGGTGTAGAGATTGCGGGTGCTTTGGGTGAAATGAAGAAGTACATTCTGGCTCGGGAATACCCCGAAATCAGTCCTTGCGACATGCGCGTCGTCATCGTCGAAGGTTCAGACCGCCTCTTGCAGAATATGAGCCCCGAAGCCTCGGCCAAATCGCGGCAATACCTCGAAGAGCTCGAAGTCGAGGTCATCACGGGACACACCATGAAATCGTTCGACGGCACCTATGTGAACCTCGACAACGGCGAACAGCTGAAATGCCACACCCTCATCTGGACGGCCGGAATCACCGGCGAACCCCTGAAAGGGATACCCGAAGAATCCATCGGACGGGGACGGCGTATCTTCACCGACGAATACAACCGCGTCAAGGGGTGCGACCACATCTTTGCCATCGGCGACATAGCCCTGCTCACCGAGAAGGACTACCCCAAGGGGCACCCGCAAGTGGCACAGGTGGCTATCCAACAGAGCGAACTGCTGGCCAAGAACCTCAACAAAGGGAGTTTCGACACCCCCTTCCGCTACAAGGACAAGGGGAGCATGGCCACCATCGGCCGCAACAAGGCCGTGGCCGACCTACCCTACCTGAAACTGCACGGTCGTCCCGCCTGGTTCACCTGGATGGGAATACACCTCATCTCCATACTGGGTATGAAAAACAAAATCATCACCCTGCTCAACTGGTGCTGGTACTACTTTACCTACAACGCCACCTTGCGGCTGCTCATTCGCCCCACCCGGTTCCCCAAACGGAACGAGGAGTAA
- a CDS encoding META domain-containing protein, with protein MMTKYSFLLLSTLLLASVTSCRTAQKSVDTPKPEAEATATVRQAPAISREEFDGTWIVKSAERHEVVGDEPVELTFDLTNGRLYGSDGCNVINGTFTLGDENELQFGSLISTSKVCRPEVTDRAVLNALNHTRSYKRADNHDLSIKLCNRRGRTVMTLVKRMTYLLNGPWKVTAINGTPVPDEQPVLVIDIPEAKLSGFAGCNRLFGHIALDDTPYGITFTQVAATRKMCPEMDTEQNFLSALDQVTGFYPMDDTHVILYQTPETPLITLEKGL; from the coding sequence ATGATGACAAAATACAGTTTTCTCCTCCTGTCGACACTCCTGCTGGCATCGGTGACCTCGTGTAGAACGGCTCAAAAAAGCGTGGACACACCCAAGCCCGAGGCCGAGGCTACCGCCACTGTCCGCCAAGCGCCCGCCATATCCCGCGAAGAGTTCGACGGCACCTGGATTGTCAAGAGTGCCGAACGCCACGAAGTGGTAGGTGATGAACCGGTCGAACTCACTTTCGACCTGACCAACGGCCGCCTCTATGGCAGCGACGGGTGCAACGTGATAAACGGTACCTTCACCCTCGGCGACGAGAACGAACTGCAATTCGGGTCGCTCATCTCCACCTCAAAAGTGTGCCGCCCCGAGGTTACCGACCGGGCCGTGCTCAATGCCCTCAACCACACCCGTTCCTACAAACGGGCCGACAACCACGACCTGAGCATCAAGCTCTGTAACCGACGGGGCAGGACGGTCATGACCCTTGTCAAGCGAATGACCTATCTCTTGAACGGGCCCTGGAAGGTTACCGCAATCAACGGTACCCCGGTTCCCGACGAGCAGCCGGTCTTGGTTATCGACATTCCCGAGGCCAAACTATCGGGTTTTGCCGGTTGCAACCGCTTGTTCGGGCACATCGCGCTGGACGACACCCCCTATGGCATCACGTTTACTCAGGTGGCGGCTACCCGCAAAATGTGTCCCGAAATGGATACCGAGCAAAACTTTCTCTCGGCACTCGACCAAGTGACCGGGTTCTATCCAATGGACGATACGCATGTCATACTCTATCAGACCCCCGAAACCCCTCTTATTACGCTGGAAAAGGGGCTTTGA
- a CDS encoding DUF5017 domain-containing protein, whose product MKNFTLSSWVLLAALSVGTFTSQAAYPGVGTFTKVNSADEITTGSYMLIANKKAMSNEFGSNKKFVPVDLEITGDESSMVDPDKSLVFEFEVANGIITIKNGNNIVGYASGTNFTYNTTANSDVTKDQWKAENGDNGILLKNVNTINANVSDPDTKIRCILLNNSVLNKETGERNNAFGPYVENNVTSEGYYVPALFKLEESGLPSAQLAFTDGSNKTKIFTAGATFASRATTVSTSPIVYASSNTGVATIDNNGLVTLVAAGETEISASVAANDSYEGAVVSYTLTVLNNLVTLPYSIDFKSGLGDWLNYSVKGNMAWESDPKYGVVAKGFGKGESETWLVSPAVAASSIEFSFSSWTKYEGPALAMLISFDFDPLTMDDPNEATWTDITSQAQWPSAKETWTESGTISHNELQAPVRIAFKYIGGGNSDDSAQWEITDLSAQGENLSVSSATLNEMKVISGKGEIVVLSDKAEEIAIYSMTGMEVLRTQIVEGSNPISLPAGIYIVNGVKAIVF is encoded by the coding sequence ATGAAAAACTTTACACTTTCTTCATGGGTATTGCTCGCCGCCCTATCGGTGGGTACATTTACCTCGCAGGCAGCCTATCCGGGTGTCGGCACGTTCACCAAAGTAAACTCGGCGGACGAGATTACAACCGGTTCATACATGCTCATCGCCAACAAAAAAGCCATGAGTAACGAATTCGGCAGCAATAAGAAATTTGTTCCCGTAGATCTCGAAATCACCGGTGACGAATCATCGATGGTCGACCCGGACAAGAGCCTTGTATTTGAATTTGAGGTAGCCAATGGCATTATCACCATCAAGAACGGTAACAACATTGTAGGATATGCCAGCGGTACCAACTTCACGTACAACACGACGGCCAACAGCGACGTAACCAAAGACCAGTGGAAGGCCGAGAACGGTGACAACGGCATCTTACTGAAAAATGTCAATACCATCAATGCCAACGTCAGCGACCCTGACACCAAAATCCGTTGCATCTTATTGAACAACTCGGTATTAAACAAAGAAACAGGAGAGAGAAACAACGCATTCGGGCCCTATGTCGAGAATAATGTTACCAGTGAAGGCTACTACGTTCCCGCCCTGTTCAAATTGGAAGAATCGGGACTCCCCTCGGCCCAACTGGCTTTCACCGACGGCAGCAACAAGACCAAAATCTTTACTGCCGGAGCTACATTCGCAAGCCGGGCCACCACGGTATCGACAAGTCCCATCGTATATGCCAGCTCCAACACCGGTGTGGCAACCATCGACAACAACGGCCTCGTGACGTTGGTAGCTGCCGGCGAAACCGAGATCTCGGCCTCAGTGGCAGCCAACGACTCGTATGAGGGTGCTGTCGTTAGCTATACATTAACCGTACTCAACAATTTGGTAACTCTGCCCTACTCCATCGACTTCAAGAGCGGCTTGGGCGACTGGCTCAACTATTCGGTAAAAGGCAACATGGCTTGGGAGTCCGATCCGAAATATGGTGTAGTAGCCAAAGGTTTTGGTAAGGGCGAGAGCGAAACCTGGTTGGTATCGCCTGCCGTAGCAGCTTCGAGCATCGAGTTCTCCTTCTCGTCGTGGACCAAATACGAAGGCCCGGCTCTGGCAATGCTCATCTCGTTCGATTTCGATCCCCTCACCATGGACGATCCCAACGAAGCTACCTGGACCGATATTACCTCGCAAGCCCAATGGCCTTCTGCAAAGGAAACATGGACCGAATCGGGTACAATATCGCACAACGAGCTGCAAGCTCCGGTCCGCATCGCCTTCAAATACATTGGTGGAGGTAATTCCGATGACTCGGCCCAATGGGAGATTACCGACTTGTCTGCCCAAGGCGAGAATTTGAGTGTAAGCAGCGCAACCCTGAACGAGATGAAGGTCATCAGCGGTAAAGGCGAAATTGTTGTACTCTCGGACAAAGCCGAAGAGATTGCCATCTACTCCATGACGGGTATGGAGGTGCTCCGCACACAAATCGTCGAGGGCAGCAACCCCATCAGCCTGCCTGCCGGCATCTATATCGTCAACGGTGTAAAGGCTATCGTTTTCTAA
- a CDS encoding M13 family metallopeptidase: protein MKKVMILSFAAALIATGCTSKSVTKTPGIDLTNLDTTVACGDDFYEYACGGWMKKNPLKPEYARYGSFDQLRENNQEQIRVLFEELGKQKAEPGSVAQKIGDLYNMGLDSVRLNQEGAAPIADELKRIQSLSGKEAVSAMIGEMHRTMSAPFFAIYVDADAKNSSMNLAGWYQAGMNMGDRDYYVVDDENNRKIRDSYRNYIKTLFTLAGYSQEAAEQAAATVLKVETAIAKAAFTREELRDPQAGYNVMTVAELKKQCDGLDWDVYFNTVGLDSLQKINIGQPRTLKAVNELLKTLSEQEMRDYLAFNCIDGAAPYLSDDFVNARFDFYSKTLSGKEQIEPRWKRALNVANGVLSEAVGEMYVAKYFPPEAKERMVQLVANLQTALGQHIDSLEWMSDETKAKAHEKLNAFYVKIGYPDKWRDYSGLTIDPKESYYANVRRAAEFETLYSLKDEGKPVDKTKWFMSPQTVNAYYNPSSNEICFPAGILQPPFFNFDADDAVNYGGIGVVIGHEMTHGFDDQGRQFDKDGNLNDWWTPADAEQFNKRAEILAKQYDNIIVLDTVHANGHFTLGENIADHGGLRVAYTAFRNSLNGVEPAPIDGFTADQRFYLSYATLWAGNIRDAEILRLTKIDPHSLGRWRVNAALRNIDSFFKAFNIKEGDPMYLAPEDRVIIW from the coding sequence ATGAAAAAAGTAATGATTTTATCGTTTGCAGCAGCCTTGATTGCTACGGGCTGCACCAGCAAATCGGTGACAAAGACGCCGGGTATCGACCTTACCAACCTCGATACGACGGTAGCCTGCGGCGACGATTTCTATGAGTATGCCTGCGGCGGCTGGATGAAAAAAAATCCGTTGAAACCCGAGTATGCCCGCTACGGTTCGTTCGACCAGTTGCGGGAGAACAACCAGGAGCAAATCCGTGTGCTCTTCGAGGAGTTGGGTAAACAGAAGGCCGAACCGGGCAGTGTGGCCCAAAAGATTGGCGACCTCTACAACATGGGGCTGGACAGTGTGCGCTTGAATCAAGAGGGTGCAGCTCCTATCGCCGACGAACTCAAACGCATTCAATCGCTCTCGGGCAAAGAGGCTGTGAGCGCCATGATCGGTGAGATGCACCGCACCATGTCGGCTCCGTTCTTTGCCATCTATGTCGATGCCGATGCCAAGAACAGCTCGATGAATCTGGCCGGTTGGTATCAGGCTGGCATGAACATGGGCGACCGTGACTACTATGTGGTTGACGACGAGAACAACCGCAAGATTCGCGACAGCTACCGCAACTACATCAAAACCCTCTTTACCCTGGCCGGGTACAGCCAGGAGGCTGCCGAGCAGGCTGCCGCTACGGTGCTGAAAGTGGAGACCGCTATTGCCAAGGCCGCTTTCACCCGCGAAGAGTTGCGTGATCCGCAGGCTGGCTACAACGTGATGACGGTGGCCGAGTTGAAGAAACAGTGCGACGGACTCGACTGGGACGTCTACTTCAATACCGTAGGCCTCGACAGCTTGCAGAAGATCAACATCGGTCAGCCCCGTACGCTCAAAGCCGTGAACGAACTGCTTAAAACCCTGAGCGAGCAGGAGATGCGCGACTATCTGGCCTTCAACTGCATCGACGGTGCAGCTCCCTATCTGAGCGACGATTTCGTGAATGCCCGCTTCGATTTCTACTCCAAGACCCTGTCGGGTAAAGAGCAGATTGAACCGCGTTGGAAACGGGCTCTTAATGTAGCCAACGGCGTGCTGTCGGAGGCTGTGGGCGAAATGTATGTAGCCAAGTATTTCCCGCCCGAAGCCAAGGAGCGCATGGTACAGCTTGTGGCCAATTTGCAGACGGCTTTGGGTCAGCATATCGACAGCCTCGAATGGATGAGCGACGAGACCAAGGCCAAAGCTCATGAGAAGCTGAATGCCTTCTATGTAAAAATCGGTTATCCCGACAAATGGCGCGATTACAGCGGCCTGACCATCGACCCCAAGGAGAGCTACTATGCCAACGTGCGTCGTGCCGCCGAGTTTGAGACGCTCTATTCACTCAAAGATGAGGGAAAACCCGTCGACAAGACCAAGTGGTTCATGAGCCCGCAAACGGTGAATGCCTACTACAATCCCAGCTCCAACGAGATTTGCTTCCCGGCCGGTATTCTGCAACCGCCCTTCTTTAATTTCGATGCCGACGATGCCGTCAACTACGGTGGTATCGGGGTAGTAATCGGCCACGAAATGACCCACGGGTTTGACGACCAGGGCCGTCAATTCGACAAGGACGGAAACTTGAACGACTGGTGGACTCCTGCCGATGCCGAGCAGTTTAACAAACGGGCCGAAATTCTGGCCAAACAGTACGACAACATCATCGTGCTCGACACGGTTCATGCCAACGGTCACTTCACTCTGGGTGAGAATATTGCCGACCACGGAGGTCTGCGTGTAGCCTATACCGCCTTCCGTAATTCGCTCAACGGGGTAGAGCCTGCTCCGATCGACGGCTTCACGGCCGACCAGCGTTTCTACCTCTCTTATGCTACGCTGTGGGCCGGGAACATTCGCGATGCCGAAATTCTGCGTCTGACCAAAATCGATCCCCACTCGCTGGGTCGCTGGCGTGTAAATGCTGCTCTGCGCAATATCGACTCCTTCTTCAAGGCGTTCAATATCAAAGAGGGTGACCCCATGTATCTGGCTCCCGAAGATCGGGTAATCATTTGGTAA
- a CDS encoding ABC-F family ATP-binding cassette domain-containing protein — protein MISIEGLSVAFGGNTLFDNITYVINKRDRIALVGKNGAGKSTMLKIIAGLQAPTSGRVNMPKDLTVGYLPQQMNLTDSRTVMQEAEQAFAHIFELQARIERMNTELAERTDYESDDYQELIERVSNANEQLSLIGAANYQAEIEKTLIGLGFTRDDFNRNTSEFSGGWRMRIELAKLLLQRPDVLLLDEPTNHLDIESIQWLENFLATRANAVVLVSHDRAFIDNVTTRTIEISMGHIYDYQVNYSHYVVLRQERLEQQRRAYENQQKQIQDTEAFIERFRYKATKSVQVQSRIKQLAKLERVEVDEVDTSHLNLKFPPAPRSGDYPVIAEGVGKSYGDHLVFADATFTIKRGEKVAFVGKNGEGKSTMVKCIMGEIPFTGTLKIGHNVKIGYFAQNQASLLDESLTVFETIDRVAVGDIRTKIRDILGAFMFGGEASDKKVKVLSGGERTRLAMIRLLLEPVNLLILDEPTNHLDMRTKDVLKQAIRDFNGTVIVVSHDREFLDGLVSKVYEFGGGRVREHLGGIYDFLESRKLESLRELEQRNPAPPAADKKATAPKAEASASAISAGNEGSKLSYEEQKELARRLRKAEKAVADVEKEIADLDAQIASLEEKLATPDGAADTTLYEQHGQLKKQLDDAMWRWSEASESLEQLQKQNK, from the coding sequence ATGATATCGATAGAAGGACTTTCGGTTGCTTTTGGTGGAAATACGTTGTTCGATAACATCACTTATGTCATCAACAAACGTGATCGCATCGCCTTGGTCGGGAAGAACGGGGCGGGCAAATCGACCATGCTGAAAATCATAGCCGGGTTGCAGGCGCCTACCTCGGGCCGGGTGAATATGCCGAAAGATCTTACCGTGGGGTATCTGCCTCAGCAGATGAACCTGACCGACTCCCGCACCGTGATGCAGGAGGCCGAGCAGGCTTTTGCCCACATCTTTGAATTGCAGGCGCGCATCGAGCGCATGAATACCGAACTGGCCGAACGAACCGACTACGAGTCGGACGACTACCAGGAGCTTATCGAGCGGGTATCCAACGCCAACGAGCAACTCTCGCTCATCGGGGCGGCCAACTATCAGGCCGAAATCGAAAAGACCTTGATTGGCTTGGGCTTCACGCGCGACGATTTCAATCGCAATACCTCGGAGTTCAGCGGGGGCTGGCGCATGCGCATCGAGCTGGCCAAGCTGCTGTTGCAGCGCCCCGACGTGCTGCTGCTCGACGAGCCTACCAACCACCTCGACATCGAGTCGATACAGTGGCTCGAAAATTTTCTGGCCACGCGTGCCAATGCCGTGGTGCTGGTTTCGCACGACCGCGCCTTTATCGACAACGTGACAACTCGCACCATCGAGATTTCGATGGGACACATCTACGACTATCAGGTCAACTATTCGCACTATGTCGTTCTGCGGCAGGAGCGTCTCGAACAGCAACGCCGTGCCTATGAGAACCAACAGAAACAGATACAGGACACCGAGGCCTTTATCGAGCGCTTTCGCTACAAGGCAACCAAGTCGGTGCAGGTGCAGTCGCGCATTAAGCAACTGGCCAAACTCGAACGGGTGGAGGTCGACGAGGTAGACACGTCGCACCTGAATTTGAAATTTCCCCCGGCTCCCCGCTCGGGCGACTATCCCGTCATTGCCGAGGGGGTGGGCAAGAGCTATGGCGACCACCTGGTCTTTGCCGATGCCACCTTTACCATCAAGCGGGGCGAGAAGGTAGCTTTCGTGGGCAAGAACGGTGAGGGTAAGTCGACGATGGTCAAGTGCATCATGGGCGAGATACCCTTCACCGGTACTTTGAAGATAGGGCACAACGTGAAGATAGGCTACTTTGCCCAGAACCAAGCGAGCCTGCTCGACGAGTCGCTCACCGTGTTCGAAACCATCGACCGAGTGGCCGTGGGCGATATACGCACCAAGATACGCGACATCTTGGGCGCCTTCATGTTTGGCGGCGAAGCGTCGGACAAGAAGGTGAAGGTGCTCTCGGGTGGCGAACGTACGCGGCTGGCCATGATACGCCTGTTGCTCGAACCGGTCAACCTGCTTATTCTCGACGAGCCTACCAACCACCTCGACATGCGCACCAAAGATGTGTTGAAACAGGCCATACGCGACTTCAACGGCACGGTGATTGTGGTTTCGCACGACCGCGAATTCCTCGACGGACTGGTGTCGAAGGTCTATGAGTTCGGGGGCGGACGGGTGCGTGAGCACCTGGGCGGCATCTACGATTTTCTCGAAAGCCGCAAACTCGAATCATTGCGCGAACTCGAACAGCGCAATCCCGCACCGCCTGCGGCCGATAAAAAGGCTACGGCTCCGAAAGCCGAGGCCTCGGCATCTGCCATTTCGGCTGGGAATGAGGGCTCGAAACTCTCGTATGAGGAGCAGAAGGAATTGGCACGGCGTTTGCGGAAGGCAGAAAAGGCGGTGGCCGATGTCGAAAAGGAGATTGCCGACCTCGACGCGCAGATTGCCAGCCTCGAAGAGAAGCTGGCTACTCCCGATGGGGCTGCCGATACCACCCTCTATGAACAGCACGGGCAGTTGAAGAAACAGCTCGACGACGCCATGTGGCGGTGGTCCGAGGCCTCCGAGTCGTTGGAACAGTTGCAGAAACAGAATAAATGA
- a CDS encoding carboxylesterase family protein, with protein sequence MNKKIISLLALLLVWCTAGAQEVFEKRVYVSSAGDSLLYRVLPPENLKKGKKYPLVLFLHGAGERGNDNEKQLTHGGQMWLNPVNREKHPAFVLFPQCPSDGYWAYMARPTSFMPAEMPVEVPLSPIFQAVKELLDTYLARPEVDKSRIYVMGLSMGGMGTFDMAVRYPDIFAAAIPICGSVNPERLKAAKRVKFHIFHGDADEVVTPEGSRQAYKTLKTVGADVEYIEFPGCNHGSWNPAFNYPGFMDWLFAQKKKR encoded by the coding sequence ATGAATAAGAAAATAATTTCCCTGTTGGCCCTGTTGTTGGTGTGGTGTACAGCCGGCGCGCAAGAGGTGTTTGAAAAGAGAGTCTATGTGTCGTCTGCGGGCGACAGCCTGTTGTATCGGGTACTGCCCCCCGAGAATTTGAAGAAGGGCAAGAAATATCCGCTGGTCCTGTTCCTGCACGGGGCCGGCGAGCGGGGCAATGACAATGAGAAACAGTTGACGCACGGCGGGCAGATGTGGCTCAACCCGGTGAACCGCGAGAAACACCCGGCTTTTGTGCTGTTTCCGCAGTGTCCGTCCGACGGATATTGGGCCTATATGGCTCGCCCTACCTCTTTCATGCCCGCCGAGATGCCGGTGGAGGTACCCCTTTCGCCGATATTCCAGGCCGTGAAGGAGTTGCTGGATACCTATCTGGCCCGGCCCGAAGTAGACAAGAGCCGCATTTACGTCATGGGACTCTCCATGGGTGGTATGGGCACGTTCGACATGGCCGTGCGCTATCCCGATATTTTCGCGGCCGCTATCCCCATTTGCGGCTCGGTGAATCCTGAGCGGCTGAAAGCGGCAAAGCGTGTGAAGTTTCACATCTTTCACGGCGATGCCGACGAGGTGGTTACACCCGAGGGCTCCCGTCAGGCCTACAAGACCTTGAAGACCGTTGGGGCCGATGTGGAGTATATCGAGTTCCCCGGCTGTAATCATGGAAGCTGGAATCCAGCCTTCAACTATCCCGGGTTTATGGACTGGCTGTTTGCCCAGAAGAAAAAGAGATAA